In a single window of the Ruminococcus albus 7 = DSM 20455 genome:
- a CDS encoding phosphotransferase family protein: MELKKFIAHGDIYDIYECDGKSINLYNKPEYKEKCLYAALTHARCETTLVNSFIKTPVLHEVSVIDGKWAISFDFIKGKTLQQLMDENPDKMDTYLNQFIDIQMEIHAQYMPLLSKLKDKMARQIKSLGAIDEIKKYELLTRLDSMPKHIKLCHGNFAPKNVIINDEGTYVINWSAARQGNASADVARTYLLFCLSDPVTADAYLDKYCLKSGTSKQYVQAWLPIVAAAQLIKGREEEKDLLMRWIDVVDYS; the protein is encoded by the coding sequence TCGCTCACGGCGACATCTATGACATCTACGAATGCGACGGAAAATCTATCAATCTTTACAATAAGCCCGAATATAAAGAGAAATGCCTTTATGCGGCGCTTACACACGCAAGATGCGAAACTACGCTGGTCAACTCCTTCATAAAGACACCTGTGCTTCATGAGGTATCCGTTATAGACGGCAAATGGGCTATCTCCTTTGATTTTATCAAGGGCAAGACCCTCCAGCAGCTTATGGATGAAAATCCTGATAAAATGGATACTTATCTCAATCAGTTCATTGATATCCAGATGGAGATACACGCGCAGTATATGCCCTTGCTCTCAAAGCTGAAGGATAAGATGGCACGTCAGATCAAGTCACTCGGTGCTATTGATGAGATCAAGAAGTATGAACTGCTTACAAGGCTTGATTCTATGCCTAAGCACATCAAGCTTTGCCACGGCAATTTTGCACCTAAGAATGTCATCATCAATGATGAGGGCACATACGTTATCAACTGGTCTGCAGCAAGACAGGGCAACGCTTCTGCTGATGTAGCCAGAACATATCTGCTGTTCTGTCTCAGTGATCCTGTGACTGCCGATGCATACCTAGATAAGTACTGCCTGAAGAGCGGTACTTCAAAGCAGTATGTTCAGGCATGGCTGCCGATAGTAGCTGCAGCACAGCTCATAAAGGGCAGGGAAGAGGAGAAGGATCTTCTCATGCGCTGGATAGATGTTGTTGACTATTCCTGA